Proteins from one Gimesia maris genomic window:
- a CDS encoding cold-shock protein, with translation MAEGTIKKVTQKGFGFIDTESGKDLFFHSSNLEGVSFEQLYEGQRVSFTEGRGEKGPRAENVKPI, from the coding sequence ATGGCTGAAGGTACAATCAAAAAAGTGACACAAAAGGGATTTGGGTTTATCGACACAGAAAGTGGAAAAGACCTGTTCTTCCACTCGTCTAACCTCGAAGGTGTGTCATTTGAGCAGCTCTACGAAGGGCAACGCGTTTCCTTTACAGAAGGACGTGGGGAAAAGGGACCAAGAGCAGAAAATGTTAAACCTATCTAA
- a CDS encoding DUF1570 domain-containing protein, which translates to MLTCLRLIPLSLLGASLFWLTCEPVCAKPPSLIEMKTDNTVFVGKSIAHNDDVCWMMDQSGMLSEVSLKKVKSFRKVASEFQKLPLNKMKLQLQNEFGPLYEIIATRHYLICAPRGKAKAYGGVFEDLYESFSHYFALRGYQVKAPEFLMVAVIFPDQAQFFDYCKKDGVRAGQGLLGYYHPHTNRTALFDQGAATALQETNPHQNETQLSYARVSAGGKNMAEALRDTMIHEATHQVAFNTGLHTRIGENPRWVVEGLATTFESDELRTHTGGSTNSLSRINRDRLIWFVNYSRTRRKKGSLRTFIRDDSQFRSSTLDAYAEAWALTFFLVETQPARYARYLKSVSERDPLLEYSADAREQDFKKAFKTNIQTLEVDYLKFVEQLTAELVQQN; encoded by the coding sequence ATGCTGACCTGCCTGCGCCTGATTCCGCTCTCCCTGTTAGGGGCCAGTCTGTTCTGGCTGACTTGCGAGCCTGTCTGCGCAAAACCACCTTCACTGATTGAGATGAAAACCGATAATACGGTGTTCGTGGGGAAATCGATTGCGCACAATGATGATGTTTGCTGGATGATGGATCAGTCGGGGATGTTATCGGAAGTCTCGTTAAAGAAAGTCAAATCCTTTCGAAAAGTGGCTTCAGAATTTCAAAAGCTTCCCTTAAATAAAATGAAGTTGCAGCTGCAGAACGAATTCGGCCCGCTATACGAAATTATCGCGACTCGACACTATCTGATTTGTGCCCCGCGCGGGAAAGCCAAAGCGTATGGCGGTGTATTTGAAGATCTCTATGAGTCGTTTTCACACTATTTTGCCTTACGTGGCTATCAGGTGAAGGCACCTGAATTTCTGATGGTCGCAGTCATTTTTCCCGACCAGGCGCAATTCTTTGACTATTGTAAAAAAGATGGCGTCCGCGCCGGCCAGGGTTTACTGGGATATTATCACCCGCATACCAATCGAACCGCTTTGTTCGATCAGGGGGCGGCGACTGCTTTACAGGAAACCAATCCGCATCAGAATGAGACACAGTTGAGCTATGCGCGGGTTTCCGCGGGTGGTAAAAACATGGCAGAAGCATTGCGTGATACGATGATTCACGAAGCCACTCACCAGGTTGCTTTTAATACCGGACTGCATACCCGGATCGGTGAAAATCCACGTTGGGTCGTTGAAGGGCTGGCAACCACTTTTGAATCTGATGAGCTGCGGACTCATACGGGAGGCAGCACAAATTCTCTCTCCCGAATCAATCGAGATCGATTGATCTGGTTTGTGAATTATTCCCGTACCCGACGAAAGAAGGGATCACTACGAACTTTCATTCGAGACGATTCACAGTTTCGATCTTCGACTCTGGATGCTTATGCTGAAGCCTGGGCGCTCACGTTTTTTCTGGTGGAGACTCAGCCTGCCCGTTATGCCCGCTATCTGAAATCAGTCTCGGAGCGCGATCCTCTGCTGGAATACTCTGCCGATGCCAGGGAGCAGGACTTCAAGAAAGCGTTTAAAACCAATATCCAGACGCTTGAAGTTGATTATCTGAAGTTCGTAGAGCAACTGACGGCAGAACTGGTTCAGCAGAATTAA
- a CDS encoding DUF427 domain-containing protein: MPKAIWNEAILVDSDNTVIVDGDVYFPLESVNSNFLKKSSSTSISPQKGKAFFYDVVVDDKINRDAAWYYLDPLKEYGELKNRIAFWKGVELYRDS, translated from the coding sequence GTGCCTAAAGCGATCTGGAATGAGGCAATACTGGTAGATTCTGACAATACCGTCATCGTTGACGGAGATGTGTACTTTCCACTCGAGTCCGTTAACAGCAACTTTCTTAAGAAAAGCTCATCGACTTCTATCAGTCCCCAGAAAGGCAAAGCATTCTTCTACGATGTGGTTGTAGATGACAAAATCAATCGTGATGCCGCGTGGTACTATCTTGATCCACTCAAAGAGTATGGAGAGCTCAAAAATCGAATCGCCTTCTGGAAAGGCGTCGAACTCTATAGAGATTCCTGA
- a CDS encoding Mrp/NBP35 family ATP-binding protein produces the protein MANAELNETNLKSCLSSVVDPVFEKPLSVSGFIKSAIADDSSRVSVEIELPVPSYPKESELSKLIQTTIQQAFPDCQDISIKYSANIRGKQSGGRIGLNVKNIIAVGAGKGGVGKSTVAASLAYALQQFGARVGLVDADVYGPSIPHLVGTSEKPVAQEFQNKDGQAVTRIVPVEARGLKVMSMAFFVEPDQAVIWRGPMLHKAITQFLQDTEWGELDYLIIDMPPGTGDVSLTLSQLIDLAGAVVVCSPQKVALLDAVKAVQMFRQVKIPVLGIVENMSGDVFGRGGAQEKGKELQIPCLGEIPMNAEIREKSDSGNISELLTEGLESQQYLLKVAENTAIEIARTLIEKPSRPPLEIL, from the coding sequence ATGGCGAATGCTGAACTGAATGAAACGAATCTCAAGAGTTGTCTCTCTTCTGTTGTTGATCCCGTTTTCGAAAAACCTCTGTCTGTCTCCGGATTTATAAAATCAGCGATTGCAGATGATTCATCTCGGGTATCGGTTGAGATTGAACTGCCGGTTCCTTCGTATCCGAAAGAGTCTGAACTTTCAAAGTTGATTCAAACGACAATCCAGCAGGCGTTTCCCGATTGTCAGGATATCAGCATCAAATACAGTGCGAACATTCGCGGCAAGCAGTCGGGTGGACGTATCGGGCTCAATGTGAAAAATATCATTGCTGTTGGCGCCGGCAAAGGTGGTGTTGGCAAGAGCACTGTCGCAGCAAGTCTGGCTTATGCATTACAGCAGTTTGGTGCCCGCGTGGGACTGGTCGATGCTGATGTCTATGGTCCCAGTATTCCGCATCTGGTAGGGACCAGTGAAAAACCTGTTGCGCAGGAATTTCAAAATAAAGACGGGCAGGCAGTCACCCGCATTGTTCCGGTTGAAGCCAGAGGACTTAAAGTGATGTCGATGGCATTCTTTGTGGAACCCGATCAGGCAGTGATCTGGCGCGGACCGATGTTGCATAAGGCGATTACACAATTCCTGCAGGATACTGAGTGGGGAGAACTGGATTATCTGATTATTGACATGCCACCGGGCACAGGAGATGTCTCACTCACACTGTCGCAGTTAATCGATCTGGCAGGTGCTGTCGTGGTCTGTTCTCCTCAGAAGGTTGCCTTACTGGATGCTGTCAAAGCTGTCCAGATGTTTCGACAGGTGAAAATTCCCGTGCTGGGTATCGTCGAAAATATGTCGGGAGATGTTTTTGGACGCGGGGGAGCGCAGGAGAAGGGTAAAGAACTGCAGATTCCCTGTTTAGGTGAAATCCCCATGAATGCAGAGATTCGGGAAAAATCGGACTCGGGCAATATTTCGGAATTGTTGACTGAAGGGCTTGAATCTCAACAGTATCTGCTGAAAGTCGCAGAAAATACTGCCATTGAAATTGCGCGTACCCTGATTGAAAAACCTTCAAGACCCCCCTTAGAAATACTATAA
- a CDS encoding metal-dependent transcriptional regulator: MNVTSLTVENYLKAILQISLQSGSEWISTGELARYMNVAPGTVTSMLKTLKQSKLVEYRPYEGASLTDAGKHSAIRVLRRHRLIELFLFQTLKLSWDQIHAEAENMEHAVSDFLVDHIDEYLGFPETDPHGDPIPSIDGQMRRAYPNLTTLAACPDGVNLRIVQVTDQEPEFLRFLSRTGLEIGSVGRVTEKNIEAGIVISEWSGQQISMGIHVAENMKVVPIPDN; this comes from the coding sequence GTGAACGTAACTAGTTTGACCGTTGAGAATTATCTGAAGGCGATTTTGCAGATCAGTCTGCAATCCGGGTCAGAATGGATCAGTACGGGCGAATTAGCCAGGTATATGAATGTGGCACCCGGTACAGTTACCAGTATGCTGAAAACCCTGAAACAGTCTAAGCTGGTCGAGTATCGCCCGTATGAAGGGGCCAGTTTAACGGACGCAGGTAAACACTCTGCCATCCGTGTATTACGACGGCATCGACTGATCGAACTGTTCCTGTTTCAAACGTTGAAACTCTCCTGGGACCAGATCCATGCGGAAGCGGAAAATATGGAACACGCGGTGAGTGATTTCCTCGTGGATCATATCGATGAGTACCTGGGATTTCCTGAAACCGATCCACATGGCGATCCTATCCCTTCTATTGATGGACAGATGCGGCGAGCCTACCCTAATCTGACGACCCTGGCTGCCTGTCCAGACGGAGTCAATTTGCGGATCGTACAGGTGACCGATCAGGAACCGGAATTTTTGCGGTTTCTCTCCCGCACCGGTCTGGAGATCGGTTCAGTGGGACGGGTCACCGAAAAGAATATCGAAGCCGGGATTGTGATCTCCGAATGGAGTGGCCAGCAGATCTCCATGGGCATCCATGTCGCAGAGAACATGAAGGTTGTTCCGATTCCCGATAATTAG
- a CDS encoding leucine-rich repeat domain-containing protein, which produces MTAHQELPLNEKPNIVSQSGLSVRTLWLILSVSIFILLIPEGLQRWRAMKLAEKVIQHDGEIRFKNSLLTQLDWWSVSPQTHAFWGNIYSVYTRPSGSFQVDDDFLLELGNLHSIQNLTLGNPHNPTIITDQGATYLKQQKLGHLGITGGSMTDNGLNELAEMNSLRTLGLHHLAITGDQLPPNTFPKLKMLDLSDTRFTNQGLKNLSPNASLVYLHLSNTNVSSAGLQELSKFPNLRALRLGNLKIKAAAFAKLANMKRLYQLDLQGTAVNDAVALQLSQLDQITQLRLDQSQITDQGLRHLATMKNLETLFLPGAKITDSGLKVLSQLPKLDYLDLSDTQISDEGLRQLSKIPALRMLNLSNTRVTDQAKQILLQFPALESIEAFNTSISPVTIEDIRDAGIDVSKFHAEISPL; this is translated from the coding sequence ATGACAGCCCATCAGGAATTGCCCCTGAACGAAAAACCAAATATTGTTTCACAGTCAGGGTTGAGCGTTCGCACTTTGTGGCTGATTCTTTCCGTCAGTATTTTCATTCTGTTGATCCCGGAAGGCCTGCAACGCTGGCGTGCCATGAAACTGGCCGAAAAAGTAATCCAGCATGACGGAGAAATAAGATTTAAAAATAGTCTACTCACCCAGCTAGACTGGTGGTCGGTTTCACCCCAGACACACGCATTCTGGGGAAACATCTACAGTGTGTATACGCGTCCTTCCGGTAGCTTTCAGGTCGACGATGACTTTCTTCTGGAACTGGGAAATCTGCACTCCATTCAAAACCTCACATTAGGCAACCCCCACAATCCAACCATCATCACGGATCAGGGAGCTACATATTTAAAGCAACAGAAGCTGGGACACCTCGGTATTACGGGTGGATCCATGACAGATAATGGCTTGAATGAACTGGCTGAGATGAATTCGCTACGAACCCTCGGACTGCATCACCTGGCGATCACAGGAGATCAACTCCCTCCGAACACTTTCCCGAAATTGAAAATGCTGGACTTGTCTGATACACGATTTACAAATCAGGGACTGAAGAATCTGTCTCCCAATGCCAGTCTGGTTTACCTGCACCTCAGTAACACCAATGTCAGCAGTGCAGGACTGCAGGAATTATCAAAGTTCCCGAATCTGCGTGCTCTTCGCCTGGGAAATCTGAAAATTAAAGCGGCAGCATTCGCCAAACTGGCGAATATGAAGAGACTCTATCAACTCGATCTGCAGGGAACTGCAGTTAATGATGCCGTAGCTTTGCAATTATCCCAACTGGATCAAATCACACAACTCAGGTTAGACCAGTCTCAGATAACAGATCAGGGGCTCCGACATCTGGCAACAATGAAAAACCTGGAAACCCTGTTCCTGCCAGGAGCAAAGATCACTGATTCCGGATTAAAAGTTCTGAGTCAACTTCCGAAACTGGATTATCTGGATTTGTCAGACACGCAAATCAGTGATGAGGGGCTGCGACAACTCAGCAAAATACCGGCACTCAGAATGCTTAACCTGTCAAACACCCGCGTCACCGATCAGGCGAAACAAATTCTCCTGCAGTTTCCAGCATTGGAATCCATTGAAGCATTCAACACCAGCATCTCCCCCGTCACCATCGAAGACATCCGCGATGCGGGGATTGACGTATCAAAATTTCATGCGGAAATAAGCCCGTTATAG
- a CDS encoding MFS transporter: MSTVAPRMKPEETDTKKIRVLAAGFIGNILEWYDFAVYGFFAPTIGKLFFPSEDPRVSLIAAFGAFAAGFLMRPVGAVLFGHIGDRIGRKKALTLSVLMMAIPTMLVGILPTHAQIGMYAAIMMVLLRMIQGISVGGEYTSSFVFLVEHAPAGRRAFFGSWSMIGATCGILLGSAVGALINTFTTNEQLMDWGWRIPFLAGVLVAFVGYFIRHGIPDQPIAEELSEQEAYSPLKQAWASYKTELLQSAGLNMMNAVTFYTVFIYLSTWLVEEVGETRAEALDINTISMAALTVMVPFAAMLADKYGRKPLLLFGAAGVTLFSYPLLWLMHHQHYQMILAGQIGFAVLVACFAGAIPATITELFKRGVRVSAASVSYNIPFAIFGGTAPMVAAWLVHSTGNPLSIAWYLSGIAAISFCITLTIKETRHNSLEE; the protein is encoded by the coding sequence ATGTCGACCGTGGCTCCGCGTATGAAACCCGAAGAAACGGATACCAAAAAGATCCGGGTCCTGGCGGCCGGCTTTATTGGCAATATTCTGGAGTGGTACGACTTCGCCGTTTATGGATTTTTCGCACCCACCATCGGCAAACTCTTCTTCCCGTCGGAAGATCCCCGGGTCTCGCTGATCGCTGCCTTCGGTGCGTTCGCTGCCGGATTTTTAATGCGACCGGTCGGCGCCGTGCTGTTCGGTCACATCGGCGATCGCATCGGCCGTAAGAAAGCACTGACCCTTTCAGTGTTGATGATGGCGATTCCCACCATGCTCGTGGGCATCCTTCCCACACACGCTCAGATCGGTATGTACGCTGCGATCATGATGGTTCTACTCCGAATGATTCAGGGCATTTCGGTCGGCGGAGAATATACCAGTTCGTTCGTCTTCCTCGTCGAACACGCGCCTGCAGGACGGCGTGCCTTTTTTGGTTCATGGAGTATGATCGGCGCCACCTGCGGCATTCTGCTTGGCTCCGCCGTCGGTGCGTTAATCAACACGTTTACCACGAATGAGCAACTCATGGACTGGGGCTGGCGGATTCCATTCCTCGCTGGTGTGCTCGTCGCGTTCGTCGGTTATTTCATCCGGCATGGCATCCCCGATCAGCCGATTGCAGAAGAACTCTCTGAACAGGAAGCCTACTCACCTCTCAAACAGGCCTGGGCCAGCTATAAAACAGAACTGCTGCAGTCAGCCGGCCTGAATATGATGAACGCGGTCACCTTTTATACCGTCTTCATTTATCTTTCCACCTGGCTGGTAGAAGAAGTGGGCGAAACCCGCGCGGAGGCACTCGACATCAATACCATCAGCATGGCTGCTTTAACTGTGATGGTTCCGTTCGCAGCAATGCTCGCCGATAAATATGGTCGCAAACCACTACTGCTGTTTGGCGCAGCCGGAGTGACACTGTTTTCGTATCCTCTATTATGGCTGATGCACCACCAGCATTACCAGATGATCCTCGCCGGACAGATCGGCTTTGCTGTTCTCGTCGCCTGTTTCGCCGGTGCCATCCCTGCGACGATTACCGAACTCTTCAAACGTGGCGTTCGCGTCAGTGCGGCCAGCGTGAGCTATAATATTCCGTTTGCGATCTTCGGAGGCACTGCCCCCATGGTCGCTGCCTGGCTCGTCCATTCGACCGGTAATCCGCTCTCCATCGCCTGGTACCTCTCCGGCATCGCCGCGATTTCCTTCTGTATCACCCTCACTATCAAAGAAACCCGCCACAATTCACTGGAGGAATGA
- a CDS encoding SufE family protein, protein MSSKQNSQTADKTQNMITIDELIEEFEFLNDWEERCDFLIDLGFELPAMPESEKTEENRVHGCQSMVWLTTELKNADGENVLHINADSDALIVKGLIAVLLAIYNDKTPKQILKTDVRQYFSHLQLDKYLSSQRKNGLFGMVERVQSEARQVVERN, encoded by the coding sequence ATGTCCTCGAAACAAAACTCTCAAACAGCAGATAAAACTCAGAACATGATTACCATTGACGAATTGATCGAGGAGTTTGAATTCCTAAATGACTGGGAAGAACGCTGTGACTTTCTGATCGACCTCGGATTTGAACTTCCTGCCATGCCCGAGTCTGAAAAGACCGAAGAAAATCGGGTCCATGGGTGTCAGAGTATGGTCTGGCTGACAACAGAACTTAAGAACGCAGATGGGGAGAATGTGCTGCATATTAATGCAGACAGTGATGCGTTGATTGTGAAAGGGCTGATTGCAGTCCTGCTGGCAATCTATAACGATAAAACACCAAAACAGATCTTGAAGACAGATGTCAGACAGTATTTTTCACATCTTCAACTGGATAAGTATTTGAGCTCGCAGCGCAAAAATGGATTGTTCGGAATGGTGGAACGTGTCCAGAGTGAAGCGAGGCAGGTGGTTGAAAGAAACTGA
- the purB gene encoding adenylosuccinate lyase, whose amino-acid sequence MSHLIYKNPLIGRYASQEMSQIWSAQKKHSTWRRLWVALAESQHEMGLPVTAAQVESLRAAIDDIDFELAAKAEKDLRHDVMAHVHTYGERCPDAKAIIHLGATSCFVTDNSELVMIRESLQHVRARLVSVIDHLAKFANEYRDLPCLGFTHLQPAQPTTVGKRATLWCYDLILDLEEIEYRLEKLRFRGVKGTTGTQATFLQLFQGDHAKVDELDRRVTEKMGFADRYAVTGQTYSRKVDAQVLSALSGIGQSAHKAGNDIRILQSRKELEEPFEKNQIGSSAMAYKRNPMRSERMCSLARFAISLTANAEDTAATQWMERTLDDSANRRLSLPQSFLAIDAVLILYRNIVDGMVVYPKVIEKHLNEELPFMATEEFLMAGVEAGGDRQELHELIRVHSQAAGAEVKVQGGKNDLIDRLQKDPAFKDCDLNSALDARKYIGRAPEQVDAFIAEIIEPVRQKYQDALQQSAEDLKV is encoded by the coding sequence TTGAGTCACCTTATTTATAAAAATCCGTTGATTGGTCGTTACGCATCTCAGGAAATGAGCCAGATCTGGTCGGCACAGAAGAAACATTCCACCTGGCGCAGACTGTGGGTGGCGCTGGCGGAATCGCAGCATGAAATGGGACTGCCTGTAACAGCGGCACAGGTTGAGTCTTTGAGAGCCGCCATTGATGATATTGATTTTGAACTGGCTGCAAAAGCAGAAAAGGATCTAAGACATGACGTGATGGCACACGTGCATACATACGGTGAGCGTTGTCCTGATGCCAAAGCGATTATCCACCTGGGGGCCACCAGTTGTTTTGTGACCGATAACAGCGAACTGGTGATGATACGCGAAAGTCTGCAGCATGTACGCGCGAGGCTGGTTTCCGTAATCGATCATCTGGCGAAGTTTGCGAATGAGTATCGCGATTTACCCTGTCTGGGATTCACACACCTTCAACCAGCCCAACCAACGACTGTCGGAAAACGAGCGACCCTCTGGTGCTATGATCTGATTCTGGATCTGGAAGAAATTGAGTATCGACTGGAAAAACTCCGATTTCGCGGTGTTAAAGGAACGACAGGAACTCAGGCCACTTTTCTGCAACTGTTTCAAGGTGATCATGCGAAAGTGGATGAGCTGGATCGACGTGTGACTGAGAAGATGGGTTTCGCTGATCGTTACGCGGTCACGGGGCAAACCTATTCACGCAAAGTTGATGCTCAGGTCTTGTCGGCATTAAGTGGCATTGGCCAGTCCGCTCATAAAGCAGGGAATGATATTCGAATACTGCAAAGCCGCAAGGAACTCGAAGAACCATTCGAGAAGAACCAGATTGGTTCTTCGGCAATGGCTTACAAGCGCAACCCGATGCGATCAGAACGGATGTGTTCACTGGCCCGGTTTGCGATCAGCCTGACCGCGAATGCTGAAGATACTGCAGCAACGCAGTGGATGGAACGCACGCTGGACGACAGTGCGAATCGGCGTTTGTCACTGCCTCAGTCATTCCTGGCAATCGATGCGGTCCTGATTCTGTATCGTAATATTGTGGATGGTATGGTTGTTTATCCGAAAGTCATTGAGAAACATTTGAATGAAGAGCTGCCTTTCATGGCGACCGAAGAATTTCTCATGGCAGGAGTGGAAGCGGGCGGTGATCGTCAGGAATTGCATGAACTGATTCGCGTTCACAGTCAGGCGGCTGGAGCTGAAGTCAAGGTGCAAGGCGGAAAGAATGACCTGATTGACCGTCTGCAGAAAGACCCCGCTTTCAAGGACTGTGATCTGAACAGTGCGCTCGATGCCCGCAAATATATTGGCCGGGCACCGGAACAGGTCGATGCGTTTATTGCTGAGATCATAGAGCCGGTACGACAAAAGTATCAGGATGCTCTACAGCAGTCTGCAGAAGATCTGAAAGTATAA
- a CDS encoding aminotransferase class V-fold PLP-dependent enzyme — protein MVANLTSIRDDFPILNQKLPNGQPLVYLDSGASAQRPRSVINKITEVYEQYYSNVHRGVHQLGDRVTTEMEAARSRIQSFISAELPEEIIFTSGTTMSINLIAQAWGRHFLKGGDEIILNEMEHHANFVPWQAIARERGAVLKFIQLTPEGRLDLDHYQGLLTAKTKLVAVTGMSNVLGTINPIREMATRAHEAGALIFVDGAQSVPHQPVDVVGSEIDFLAFSGHKLFGPSGIGVLYGRKALLENLPPFLYGGNMISEVRLDESHWASLPARFEAGTPAITDAIALGTAIDYITELGFDTIQEQEHLLGEYALQKLREVPGLQIYGPQELEQRGTIFSFNITGAHPEDLATLLDRKGIAVRHGHHCTMPLHQHLNIAASVRASLTFYNTTDEIDALIDAIDFARKRLRLT, from the coding sequence ATGGTCGCCAATCTCACATCCATTCGGGACGATTTCCCGATTCTGAATCAAAAACTGCCCAACGGGCAGCCACTCGTCTATCTGGACAGTGGCGCATCCGCGCAGCGCCCCCGTTCGGTAATCAATAAAATCACTGAAGTCTACGAGCAGTATTATTCCAACGTACATCGCGGCGTCCATCAACTGGGAGATCGTGTTACCACGGAAATGGAAGCGGCCCGCTCCAGAATTCAATCCTTCATCAGTGCAGAGTTACCTGAAGAAATCATCTTCACTTCAGGGACAACCATGTCAATCAACCTGATTGCCCAGGCATGGGGCCGCCACTTCCTTAAAGGCGGTGATGAGATCATCCTCAATGAAATGGAACACCATGCGAACTTCGTTCCCTGGCAGGCAATCGCCAGAGAACGCGGGGCCGTCCTCAAATTCATCCAGTTGACACCCGAGGGACGCCTTGACTTGGATCACTACCAGGGTCTGCTTACTGCGAAAACAAAACTTGTGGCCGTGACAGGCATGTCAAATGTGCTGGGAACAATAAACCCCATCAGGGAAATGGCAACAAGAGCCCATGAAGCCGGTGCGCTGATTTTTGTCGACGGTGCACAAAGTGTTCCCCATCAGCCAGTGGATGTCGTCGGCAGCGAAATCGACTTCCTTGCCTTTTCGGGTCATAAACTGTTTGGCCCGTCAGGCATTGGTGTCCTCTATGGACGCAAGGCGCTGCTCGAAAATCTCCCTCCGTTCCTGTATGGAGGAAATATGATTTCGGAAGTGCGCCTCGACGAATCTCACTGGGCCAGTCTGCCCGCCCGCTTTGAAGCGGGAACGCCTGCAATCACGGATGCCATCGCGCTGGGAACTGCCATCGACTATATCACTGAACTGGGTTTTGACACAATTCAGGAACAGGAGCATCTCCTCGGCGAATACGCACTGCAGAAACTGCGCGAAGTTCCCGGCTTACAGATTTATGGGCCGCAGGAACTGGAACAGCGAGGAACGATCTTCAGTTTTAACATCACAGGGGCTCATCCCGAAGACCTCGCCACACTCCTGGACCGCAAAGGCATCGCCGTCAGACACGGGCATCACTGCACCATGCCTCTGCATCAGCATCTGAACATTGCGGCCAGCGTACGGGCCAGCCTGACATTCTATAATACCACAGATGAAATCGACGCCCTGATTGATGCCATCGACTTCGCCCGTAAGCGACTGCGTCTGACTTAA
- a CDS encoding YkgJ family cysteine cluster protein yields MPSPRLKLPVIQNWNCHNCGGCCKQHEIEITVEEKERIEKQRWDLDESIPAGKPVIEKLGLSPTSKRYRLAHQADGSCVFLNEQGLCRIHAKFGEPAKPLACQVYPYAFHPAGNDVAVSLRFSCPSVVSNLGERVDQQEPAIRKIVDQVLPKRRKTPPAPGLNSRETVSWPDTLKVVSKLNQFFQSKETPFEICLLRAIGFVELIESSRFETIRGERLEEFLELIFQAILQEYPADLKLEPVVPSRLGGIQFRLLVAQYARKDTYAESSRGLGRRIALLQSALKFTLGTGRIPSLQERFSPVPFALVEQPFGGLPSESEKLFLRYYRVKIEGLHFLGAAYYDIPFAEGFNHLALMFPAIMWMARWIAAGEGRANLKPEDVNEAMAIADHHHGYSPVFGLPHFRSRVKNLSRSQDINKLIGWYSQ; encoded by the coding sequence ATGCCGTCGCCCCGCTTGAAGCTGCCTGTGATCCAGAACTGGAACTGCCATAACTGTGGTGGTTGCTGCAAACAACATGAAATTGAGATCACGGTTGAAGAAAAAGAACGAATTGAAAAGCAGCGCTGGGATCTGGACGAATCGATCCCCGCGGGCAAGCCAGTGATTGAAAAGCTGGGTCTGTCTCCGACAAGCAAGCGGTATCGACTCGCTCACCAGGCAGATGGTTCCTGTGTATTTCTGAATGAACAGGGACTGTGTCGTATACATGCGAAGTTTGGAGAACCCGCCAAACCACTGGCCTGTCAGGTCTATCCATATGCGTTTCATCCGGCGGGCAATGATGTAGCTGTCAGTCTGCGATTCAGTTGCCCTTCAGTCGTTTCGAATCTGGGCGAACGTGTTGATCAGCAGGAACCTGCCATTCGGAAGATTGTAGACCAGGTACTTCCGAAACGTCGCAAAACTCCTCCTGCGCCGGGGTTGAACTCCCGGGAAACGGTGAGCTGGCCTGATACTCTGAAAGTCGTGTCAAAATTAAATCAGTTTTTTCAATCAAAAGAGACACCGTTTGAGATTTGTCTGCTGCGCGCGATCGGCTTTGTGGAACTGATCGAATCTTCTCGATTCGAAACGATTCGGGGGGAGCGACTGGAAGAGTTTCTGGAGTTGATTTTTCAGGCTATTCTGCAGGAATACCCTGCCGATCTGAAATTGGAGCCGGTGGTCCCCAGTCGACTGGGTGGGATTCAGTTTCGACTACTGGTAGCTCAATACGCCCGAAAAGACACGTATGCGGAATCCTCTCGTGGGCTGGGACGACGCATTGCATTGCTGCAGTCTGCGTTGAAATTCACACTGGGAACAGGACGGATTCCCAGTCTACAGGAACGGTTTTCGCCGGTTCCTTTCGCGCTGGTGGAGCAGCCTTTTGGTGGATTACCATCAGAAAGCGAAAAATTGTTTTTACGATATTATCGGGTGAAGATCGAAGGTCTGCATTTTCTGGGAGCAGCTTACTATGATATTCCTTTCGCAGAAGGATTTAATCACCTGGCGTTAATGTTTCCCGCAATCATGTGGATGGCGCGCTGGATTGCCGCGGGAGAGGGTAGAGCGAACTTGAAACCGGAAGATGTGAATGAAGCAATGGCGATTGCCGATCATCATCACGGCTACTCACCCGTATTTGGACTGCCGCATTTTCGGAGCAGGGTCAAAAACCTGTCTCGTTCTCAAGATATCAATAAACTGATCGGCTGGTATAGTCAGTAG